A DNA window from Thermoplasmata archaeon contains the following coding sequences:
- a CDS encoding iron-sulfur cluster assembly accessory protein: MVTITPEAEKFITDLLEKNQKTGYGIKIYVAGFACSGPQFGMSFQEKEAEGDIIDETAKDFKMYYDDETKKELDECVIEFIDDPNFGTGLTIRNPNFNGCASCGGGCH; the protein is encoded by the coding sequence ATGGTAACCATAACACCTGAGGCAGAAAAGTTCATCACCGATCTGCTAGAGAAGAACCAGAAGACTGGATACGGTATCAAGATCTACGTCGCCGGTTTTGCTTGCTCCGGACCTCAGTTCGGTATGTCCTTCCAGGAGAAGGAGGCCGAGGGAGATATCATCGATGAAACTGCCAAGGATTTCAAGATGTATTACGACGATGAGACGAAGAAGGAGCTTGACGAGTGTGTTATCGAGTTCATCGATGACCCCAACTTCGGAACCGGACTCACTATCCGCAACCCCAACTTCAACGGCTGCGCTTCTTGCGGCGGCGGATGCCACTAA
- a CDS encoding carboxymuconolactone decarboxylase family protein codes for MQEDPKQREITEKILKATEEMYGFIPVTNKVLSVRPDIFVPAAGFSKCVLENENAAIEKKFRYLLAISAAAAIGGEHCLKVQIQHAKDAGASKDEILESIMIGSYMSMTRSQSYALRAFADAYDIKY; via the coding sequence ATGCAGGAAGATCCTAAGCAACGTGAGATCACCGAAAAGATCCTTAAGGCAACAGAAGAGATGTATGGGTTCATACCAGTAACCAACAAGGTACTGAGCGTCCGTCCAGACATATTCGTTCCAGCGGCCGGTTTCTCAAAGTGTGTTCTGGAGAATGAGAACGCAGCCATCGAGAAGAAGTTCAGATATCTTCTGGCGATATCTGCTGCAGCAGCCATCGGAGGAGAGCATTGTCTGAAGGTTCAGATCCAACATGCAAAAGACGCCGGAGCATCCAAGGATGAGATCCTAGAGAGCATCATGATAGGTTCTTACATGTCCATGACACGTTCGCAATCCTATGCACTCAGAGCGTTCGCTGACGCGTATGATATCAAGTATTGA
- a CDS encoding DEAD/DEAH box helicase, whose amino-acid sequence MSFVVHSNIAPDKVEERSYQTSMVNGCIRSNTLLILPTGLGKTIVALRVAADFVDQGKVIILAPTKPLLDQHYNTFSNLMVGHSVCILSGNVAPQRRVNMFEQNDVIVATPQTVANDLTEGRYSLDKVSLVIFDEAHRSVGGYANVTVAEYCNKRIRCIGMTASPGANINKIKEVCINLRIGRIDVRSEDDRDVSPYVHDTYIIRLTVKLPDDLVAVDHLLKTQLSHYVSELVSLKLMNPARPPTRSHFLDIQRMLQTRLNTGEKTAIVYKGLSLTAKGIKISHAMMLAETQGITPLKIYLDKLEEEAEQEQGGRSAKEMINRAEYKDMRKIVDSTNVEHPKVSKTMSIVSKTLIDEPDSKVMVFTQYRDTCDMMVKKLSTISGAKVSRLIGQAKDGMSQKEQVELLDRLRSGDVNVIVATSVGEEGLDISSTNVVIFYEPVPSEIRTIQRRGRTGRKNDGEVYVLVAAGTMDEGIEAASKKKEDTMRENLERLNKELSQGHSFLPDNSQRKLDGF is encoded by the coding sequence ATGAGCTTTGTCGTTCATTCCAACATAGCACCGGATAAGGTCGAGGAACGCAGCTACCAGACTAGCATGGTGAACGGCTGCATAAGGTCCAACACACTCCTTATCCTCCCCACCGGTCTGGGGAAGACGATTGTAGCTCTCCGTGTGGCAGCTGATTTCGTGGATCAAGGCAAGGTAATAATCCTTGCACCTACCAAACCGCTGCTTGACCAGCATTACAATACATTCTCTAATCTGATGGTCGGTCATAGCGTATGCATCCTCAGCGGGAACGTTGCCCCTCAGAGGAGGGTAAACATGTTCGAGCAGAACGATGTCATCGTAGCTACGCCGCAAACGGTCGCGAACGACCTTACGGAAGGCCGCTATTCCCTGGACAAAGTATCCTTGGTGATCTTCGATGAGGCACACAGAAGCGTCGGCGGTTATGCCAATGTGACCGTCGCCGAGTATTGCAACAAGAGGATACGCTGTATAGGAATGACGGCATCACCTGGGGCCAACATCAACAAGATCAAGGAGGTCTGCATCAATCTTCGCATCGGAAGGATCGATGTCAGGTCGGAGGATGATCGTGATGTTTCCCCTTATGTCCATGATACCTATATCATCAGACTGACGGTCAAACTACCTGACGACCTCGTTGCCGTGGACCATTTGCTGAAAACACAGCTCAGCCATTATGTCAGTGAGCTGGTGAGTCTCAAGCTGATGAATCCCGCCAGACCTCCGACCAGGAGTCATTTCCTTGACATACAGAGGATGCTCCAGACAAGACTGAACACTGGCGAAAAGACAGCGATAGTGTACAAGGGTCTGTCCCTGACGGCAAAGGGCATCAAGATATCCCACGCGATGATGCTGGCGGAAACACAGGGGATTACACCCCTCAAGATATATCTTGACAAGCTGGAAGAGGAGGCAGAACAGGAGCAGGGCGGAAGGAGCGCCAAGGAGATGATCAACCGTGCCGAATACAAGGACATGAGGAAGATCGTGGATTCTACCAACGTGGAGCATCCAAAAGTCTCCAAGACGATGTCCATCGTCAGTAAGACCTTGATAGATGAGCCCGACTCCAAGGTGATGGTGTTCACGCAGTACCGCGATACATGCGATATGATGGTCAAGAAGCTGTCCACAATAAGCGGCGCTAAGGTCTCCAGGCTGATAGGTCAGGCCAAGGACGGTATGTCGCAGAAGGAGCAGGTCGAACTATTGGACCGTCTCCGTTCCGGCGATGTCAATGTCATCGTGGCAACGTCAGTGGGGGAAGAAGGCCTTGATATCTCAAGCACCAATGTGGTGATCTTCTATGAGCCCGTCCCATCAGAAATACGTACCATTCAGAGAAGGGGACGTACAGGCAGGAAGAACGACGGAGAGGTCTATGTTCTGGTCGCTGCAGGGACCATGGACGAAGGGATCGAGGCTGCCAGCAAGAAGAAGGAAGACACTATGAGGGAGAACCTTGAGAGGCTCAACAAGGAGCTCTCCCAAGGCCATTCCTTCCTTCCGGACAACTCCCAGAGGAAGTTGGACGGGTTCTGA